In Candidatus Hinthialibacter antarcticus, a single window of DNA contains:
- a CDS encoding PHP domain-containing protein → MMLLPASYRNRILDPQQGADQLQAGYRPADLHVHSSCSYDVLPFPDFHPEAIYQEAFKQDFAFISITDHDTMDAYDIIGWERERLVPGVEITLCDPVRVGHTIHVNVYQLNKSQFKTLSDIAQKDRNIETFVAFLKDQNLPYTYNHPFWFVPKEKPNYRAVDEIIELFPVIEYNMKRVRKKNLMALWLAGKYNKGIIASTDTHIGKIGRAYTLSQGETFAEYFENIANCNAYIVPQDLNIKNLNYEIATWIEVMFSLDDVDWEKSRITGFKAVDELINFFAMNTSEDYPRVFPLMESFFRKIAKTGFFSLLYLGSQNYKARKIRKLLEIPNLA, encoded by the coding sequence ATGATGCTACTACCCGCATCCTATAGGAACCGTATACTTGATCCGCAGCAGGGCGCCGATCAGCTGCAAGCAGGTTATCGCCCTGCCGATCTGCATGTCCACTCATCATGTTCGTATGATGTGCTGCCGTTCCCTGACTTCCACCCGGAAGCCATTTATCAAGAGGCGTTTAAGCAGGACTTTGCGTTTATCTCGATTACCGACCACGATACGATGGACGCATACGATATTATTGGTTGGGAGCGCGAACGTCTGGTTCCCGGCGTCGAGATCACATTGTGCGATCCGGTGCGAGTGGGGCATACCATCCATGTGAACGTCTACCAACTCAATAAGTCGCAATTCAAAACTCTGAGCGATATCGCACAAAAAGACCGCAACATTGAGACGTTTGTTGCATTCTTAAAAGACCAAAATCTTCCCTATACCTATAATCATCCCTTCTGGTTTGTCCCCAAAGAAAAACCCAACTACCGGGCGGTCGATGAAATTATCGAACTGTTTCCGGTGATTGAATACAACATGAAGCGCGTCCGTAAGAAAAACCTGATGGCGCTTTGGCTGGCGGGCAAATATAACAAAGGCATCATCGCCTCGACGGATACCCATATCGGCAAAATTGGTCGCGCTTATACGTTGTCTCAGGGCGAAACCTTTGCGGAATATTTTGAAAACATCGCCAACTGCAACGCATATATCGTCCCGCAAGATTTGAATATTAAGAACCTGAATTATGAGATCGCCACTTGGATCGAAGTCATGTTCAGCCTGGATGACGTCGATTGGGAAAAATCGCGCATCACCGGGTTCAAAGCGGTCGATGAACTGATTAACTTTTTCGCGATGAATACCTCCGAAGACTACCCGCGCGTGTTTCCCTTGATGGAGTCTTTTTTCCGCAAGATCGCCAAAACCGGGTTCTTTTCGCTGTTATATCTAGGCTCACAAAACTACAAAGCCCGCAAGATCCGCAAACTGTTAGAAATCCCCAACCTCGCGTAG
- a CDS encoding CHAD domain-containing protein codes for MLKTFIQAEEIPQELLGSVCQDDSAPYAARKILAKQFTIVLRHQEAAIHTDDPEALHQVRLAIRRMRTCLRVMKPMLGDDLVGRLMPGMKRTGSILGDVRDLDSFIIWLSRIREFMHFKVRVAIDAIERESLGVRKQEKQTVIDELESDSYSEWTQALLEFLHSDRFAETTEKTLRDEAPGILTYLLSYVSATTKDASSASFKKLHKLRIRCKWLRYFCEFFNDAYGDRLQPVIKEIKVMQSELGIVQDHSRDIKMLTANKRKFTEINCVDDKSVAALIQFFSRQRRNTRKRFKKIWKDYTAKNNQKRYLKLFKKFPSIEESPVQSRLD; via the coding sequence ATGCTGAAGACGTTTATTCAAGCCGAAGAAATTCCCCAGGAACTCCTGGGTTCTGTATGTCAAGATGATTCAGCGCCTTATGCTGCGCGAAAAATATTAGCCAAGCAATTTACTATCGTATTGCGTCATCAAGAAGCGGCAATTCACACCGATGACCCCGAGGCGTTGCATCAAGTGCGTTTAGCGATACGCCGGATGCGGACTTGCCTGCGTGTGATGAAGCCAATGTTGGGCGACGATCTGGTTGGTAGATTAATGCCGGGCATGAAACGCACCGGGTCTATTCTCGGAGATGTAAGAGACCTCGATTCGTTCATCATCTGGTTGTCGCGCATCCGTGAATTCATGCACTTTAAAGTGCGGGTCGCGATTGATGCAATTGAGCGGGAGTCGCTGGGCGTTCGTAAGCAGGAAAAGCAAACCGTGATTGATGAATTAGAAAGCGACTCCTACAGCGAATGGACGCAAGCCTTGCTCGAGTTTCTCCACTCTGACCGGTTTGCTGAAACGACGGAAAAGACTTTGCGCGACGAAGCGCCGGGGATTTTGACGTACTTGTTGTCGTATGTGAGTGCGACGACGAAAGACGCATCGTCCGCGTCGTTCAAGAAATTACATAAACTGCGCATTCGGTGCAAATGGCTGCGTTATTTTTGTGAATTTTTTAACGACGCCTATGGCGACCGCTTGCAGCCCGTTATAAAAGAAATCAAAGTGATGCAATCTGAGTTAGGGATCGTTCAAGACCATTCCCGCGATATCAAGATGCTAACGGCGAACAAACGCAAATTCACTGAAATCAATTGCGTCGATGATAAATCGGTCGCGGCGCTGATTCAGTTTTTTAGCCGCCAGCGCCGAAACACCCGCAAGCGCTTCAAAAAAATATGGAAAGACTATACCGCTAAGAACAATCAAAAACGGTATCTGAAACTGTTTAAGAAATTTCCATCTATCGAGGAAAGTCCGGTTCAAAGTCGGTTGGATTGA
- the dacB gene encoding D-alanyl-D-alanine carboxypeptidase/D-alanyl-D-alanine-endopeptidase translates to MRLFQKRIQTAALAAAVLFLSLSFSISAQAALRDDLNTLFQENANQNWSVLVYPLNGGKPLYSLAPERKLIPASNIKLFSGAAALLQLGPDFRYETKVHLAGARTGNVWKGALIVEGGGDPSIGGRFNGGDLTETFRQWAAKLKLDGITTIDGDIIGVDDYFDDVNLGLNWDPGYREEWYSAEVSALSYNDACIDLIIRGEAKAGQRASITLDPPTSYLKIDNKVTTASSSKNVQGVRIERIDDAKTLRVSGSVRAKRTSTHFASTPNPTLYFVTVLKETLEREGITITGGAKDADEVETPDRNSWNLLLVHRSEPLERLLNVCLKNSQNLYAEHFLKTLGAEMYGIGSYTVGAMAVKSVLFQHGCNLDSIYLADGSGLSRENRANAQAFVDLLRAVERSPHAALFKSLLPESGSSGTLKSRMKDTAANGRVLAKTGTLNGVRGLSGYISSRNGTTYAFSMIGNTSTRGYRITQIIDSACALIAEKG, encoded by the coding sequence ATGCGCTTATTTCAGAAACGAATCCAAACGGCGGCCCTCGCGGCTGCCGTTCTCTTTTTGTCTCTTTCATTTTCGATCTCCGCCCAAGCAGCGTTACGGGATGATCTCAACACGCTCTTTCAAGAAAACGCCAACCAAAACTGGAGCGTCCTGGTCTATCCATTAAACGGCGGCAAACCGCTCTACTCGCTCGCGCCTGAGCGTAAATTGATTCCTGCGTCGAATATCAAGTTATTTTCCGGCGCGGCCGCCTTGTTACAGTTGGGGCCTGACTTTCGCTACGAAACCAAAGTGCACCTTGCAGGCGCCCGTACGGGCAATGTCTGGAAAGGCGCGCTGATTGTCGAAGGCGGCGGCGACCCCAGCATCGGCGGACGCTTCAATGGAGGCGATTTGACGGAAACGTTCCGCCAGTGGGCCGCCAAACTCAAACTTGACGGCATCACAACAATCGACGGCGATATTATTGGCGTCGACGACTATTTTGATGACGTCAATCTCGGCCTAAACTGGGACCCCGGCTATCGGGAAGAATGGTATTCCGCTGAAGTCAGCGCACTCTCATACAACGACGCGTGCATCGACCTCATCATACGCGGTGAAGCCAAAGCGGGACAACGCGCCAGTATCACGCTCGACCCGCCAACCTCCTACCTGAAAATTGACAATAAAGTGACAACTGCAAGCAGTTCAAAAAATGTGCAAGGCGTTCGCATCGAGCGAATTGACGACGCCAAGACATTGCGCGTCAGCGGTTCCGTTCGCGCAAAACGGACATCCACTCATTTTGCCAGCACGCCAAATCCGACGCTCTATTTCGTGACCGTGCTGAAAGAAACCTTAGAGCGCGAAGGCATCACCATCACCGGCGGCGCCAAAGACGCAGACGAAGTAGAAACGCCCGACCGCAATTCCTGGAACCTGCTTCTCGTTCATCGCTCCGAACCGCTCGAACGCTTATTGAACGTCTGTTTAAAAAACAGCCAGAACCTATATGCCGAACATTTTTTAAAAACGCTTGGCGCTGAAATGTACGGCATCGGCAGTTACACCGTCGGCGCGATGGCCGTCAAAAGCGTCTTGTTTCAACATGGATGCAATTTAGATTCGATCTATCTCGCGGACGGGTCAGGCTTATCGCGCGAAAACCGCGCCAATGCGCAAGCCTTCGTCGATTTGCTGCGCGCCGTCGAACGCTCGCCTCACGCAGCGTTGTTCAAAAGCCTACTTCCCGAAAGCGGAAGCAGCGGTACACTCAAGAGCCGGATGAAAGACACCGCAGCCAATGGTCGCGTTTTAGCCAAGACAGGTACGCTCAACGGCGTTCGCGGGCTATCGGGCTATATCAGCAGCCGCAACGGAACAACCTATGCGTTTTCGATGATTGGCAATACGTCAACACGCGGGTATCGCATCACCCAAATCATTGACAGCGCCTGTGCGCTCATCGCCGAAAAGGGCTAA
- a CDS encoding SUMF1/EgtB/PvdO family nonheme iron enzyme: MSLFRRMDIRWAVAVLLAAVICVLTTAPLRAADTSDPSHVLFSLLLMSQHWQQTVEPFTNGDTNGDGVVNYNDLIIIVNDYTAAATSEPTAPPDDTPTPSDTPTPADTPTPFETSTPAPSSTPDATPTATVAQTPTPVASHTPIGASPTATLAPTATPTIVDASATPTLFPTGTPIGPTPTLTPTIDPLATATPTIPAGSATATPITIPSTPTPTPTPTPLAPTPDPNIPTPEPVRLWEVHRALELFLEPVIIPRIGYLSDSQLGYSAFGYNNLGDPLFISFDRFGRIFHRKLPINSEDYSGVSLADGGLLFGMFFEDPAFTRRFRFEPFTFSDPVGSAVDVDHLGANDFRWAFAGSDQGWVMAVLRFPNTISVHRLSAIGDFLGTTNIQAISEFPNDLDWVYAEWSGERILVAYPTTSAGAPIHAWIFDKDGVVLHESPISVPVNWVEGAIAGDENGVFYFLGNSSFGQRLYRIDENGIGLDRVIEAGALADIEWLNNRIWGIDRSTQSLFGFDSEGILREGPINVFPPGWTQSLAWLDLRKSGPDLGAFFFDPDSADNIYYMQVEAGPLVTPTPTPASGVPTGETVEVNLGNEIKMEMVKIPKGSYIRGADNVDPHAREVEKPAHTVTITQDFWIGKYEVTNAQIRQFASNHVVNGGGDFDLNADDMPAANVTWERAQEFCDWLTDNTEYTFSLPTEAEWEYVARAGTVTRRPWGDDFTNTETCSRANVADIQSTTFFPAFSSTFPCDDGFAAVAPVGSFEANDFGVYDMLGNVWEWCDDWFAFYSSEAQVDPAGPERGRSKIIRGGSWQDGPQFVRSAVRSTFQPDDVYVALGFRVVIRE, from the coding sequence ATGTCACTGTTCCGTCGAATGGATATCCGTTGGGCGGTGGCTGTGTTGTTGGCTGCGGTTATTTGTGTTTTGACAACCGCTCCATTGCGCGCCGCCGATACCAGCGACCCAAGCCACGTATTGTTCTCGCTTTTATTGATGAGCCAACACTGGCAGCAAACCGTTGAGCCGTTCACAAACGGCGACACCAACGGCGACGGCGTCGTGAATTATAACGACCTGATTATTATCGTGAATGATTACACGGCGGCAGCCACCAGCGAACCAACCGCGCCGCCTGACGACACCCCGACTCCCTCTGATACGCCAACGCCAGCGGATACGCCGACGCCCTTCGAAACATCAACGCCTGCTCCCTCTTCGACGCCAGACGCAACGCCAACGGCGACCGTTGCCCAAACGCCCACGCCGGTTGCATCCCATACGCCGATTGGCGCCTCGCCAACCGCAACGCTAGCGCCAACCGCAACCCCGACAATTGTTGACGCCTCCGCAACGCCAACGCTGTTTCCAACCGGGACGCCGATCGGCCCGACTCCAACATTGACGCCGACAATAGATCCGCTCGCGACCGCTACGCCAACCATACCCGCCGGAAGCGCAACGGCGACTCCCATCACTATTCCGTCCACACCGACGCCAACCCCCACGCCAACGCCGCTTGCTCCCACGCCCGATCCCAACATCCCAACGCCGGAACCCGTGCGCTTATGGGAAGTCCACCGCGCACTCGAATTATTTTTAGAACCGGTGATAATTCCACGCATTGGTTATCTCTCTGATAGCCAGTTGGGATATTCCGCTTTTGGATACAACAACCTCGGCGACCCGCTATTCATTTCGTTTGATCGCTTTGGGCGAATCTTCCATCGCAAGTTGCCGATCAATTCTGAAGATTATTCCGGTGTATCGCTGGCGGACGGCGGCCTGTTATTCGGAATGTTTTTTGAAGACCCGGCCTTCACGCGCCGCTTTCGTTTTGAGCCATTCACGTTTTCGGATCCCGTTGGCAGTGCGGTCGACGTTGACCACCTCGGCGCCAATGACTTTCGATGGGCATTTGCAGGCTCCGACCAAGGCTGGGTGATGGCCGTGTTGCGCTTCCCGAACACGATCAGCGTTCACCGCTTAAGCGCCATTGGAGATTTTCTCGGTACAACAAACATTCAAGCGATCTCTGAATTCCCAAACGATTTAGATTGGGTCTATGCGGAATGGAGCGGCGAACGCATCCTGGTCGCCTACCCGACCACCAGCGCGGGGGCGCCAATTCACGCCTGGATCTTCGATAAAGACGGCGTCGTCTTGCATGAATCGCCCATTTCGGTTCCAGTGAATTGGGTCGAAGGCGCCATCGCAGGCGATGAAAACGGCGTGTTTTATTTTCTTGGCAACAGTTCGTTTGGGCAAAGGCTCTACCGCATCGACGAAAACGGCATTGGCCTCGACCGGGTCATTGAAGCGGGAGCGCTCGCTGACATCGAATGGTTGAATAACCGCATCTGGGGAATCGACCGCAGCACCCAATCGCTGTTCGGCTTTGACAGCGAGGGCATTCTTCGCGAAGGCCCAATCAATGTGTTCCCGCCCGGTTGGACGCAATCATTGGCGTGGCTCGACCTGAGAAAAAGCGGGCCCGACCTTGGCGCATTTTTCTTTGACCCAGACAGCGCCGATAATATTTATTACATGCAGGTCGAAGCCGGGCCGCTCGTGACGCCTACGCCGACTCCTGCGTCCGGCGTTCCAACTGGCGAGACGGTTGAAGTCAACCTTGGCAACGAGATCAAAATGGAGATGGTGAAAATCCCCAAAGGCTCTTACATTCGCGGCGCCGACAACGTTGACCCTCATGCGCGCGAAGTCGAAAAGCCCGCGCACACCGTCACCATCACCCAAGATTTTTGGATTGGGAAATATGAAGTCACCAATGCGCAGATAAGGCAATTTGCATCGAACCATGTTGTGAATGGAGGCGGCGATTTTGACCTCAACGCCGACGACATGCCCGCCGCGAACGTCACTTGGGAGCGGGCGCAAGAGTTTTGCGACTGGCTGACGGACAACACCGAATATACGTTCTCGCTGCCGACAGAAGCCGAGTGGGAATATGTAGCGCGCGCGGGTACGGTGACGCGCCGACCCTGGGGCGATGATTTTACGAACACCGAGACCTGCTCCCGCGCCAATGTCGCCGACATTCAAAGCACGACTTTCTTCCCTGCTTTTTCCAGCACGTTCCCGTGTGACGATGGTTTCGCCGCCGTCGCGCCGGTGGGATCATTTGAGGCGAATGATTTTGGCGTCTATGACATGCTCGGCAACGTCTGGGAATGGTGCGACGATTGGTTTGCGTTTTATTCCAGCGAGGCGCAAGTCGACCCCGCCGGGCCGGAGCGGGGCCGCTCAAAAATCATTCGCGGCGGCTCGTGGCAAGACGGCCCGCAATTCGTCCGCAGCGCCGTACGCAGCACCTTCCAACCCGACGATGTCTACGTTGCGCTGGGCTTTCGCGTCGTGATTCGAGAGTGA
- a CDS encoding bis-aminopropyl spermidine synthase family protein encodes MKQPETIEELNLWLSELAKSVRLREGVEGVTRALWALYQNPGISTHDWSWHVQIPVPVMAALRRELEKRDVLKEVRTLVTTPNGDAVLERLFGNPGAMPFLCSSCQGRGNVLPPQAMQVVEEFAAICDERPDPDMALDQSHATPETGILKALFLLNKGLLGRSLFFMGDDDLTSVACYLVRKQVYQNQDGLGTIAAADIDSPYLDLIQEVTDKSVETLVYDARTDFPSDWQGKFDVALTDPPYTLNGASAFAYRCREATTPQGTFILSMPPPGVDEWWDIQQNLLQMGWSLRETHPQFNEYEGASIHAHASSLYLWEKSSRPSPEIELDLRYTPFYTGERRAPGGTYACTLCGTEYEVGPEKECASVQELKSNGCDECENDKFRRVSKPPEETIK; translated from the coding sequence ATGAAACAACCCGAAACCATCGAAGAACTCAACCTCTGGCTCAGTGAACTCGCAAAATCGGTGCGCTTACGCGAAGGCGTTGAAGGCGTCACCCGCGCGCTATGGGCGCTTTATCAAAACCCCGGCATCTCAACCCATGACTGGTCGTGGCATGTCCAGATTCCCGTCCCGGTGATGGCGGCGCTTCGGCGCGAATTAGAAAAACGCGACGTGCTGAAAGAAGTACGCACCCTGGTCACGACGCCAAACGGCGACGCGGTTCTGGAGCGCTTGTTTGGCAATCCAGGCGCCATGCCGTTTTTGTGCTCCTCCTGCCAAGGGCGCGGCAATGTCTTGCCTCCGCAAGCGATGCAGGTTGTGGAAGAATTCGCGGCGATCTGCGACGAGCGCCCCGACCCGGACATGGCGCTCGACCAAAGCCACGCCACACCAGAAACAGGAATCCTTAAAGCATTGTTTTTACTCAACAAAGGCCTACTCGGTCGCTCGTTGTTCTTTATGGGCGACGACGACCTCACCAGCGTGGCCTGCTATCTGGTACGCAAGCAGGTTTATCAAAACCAAGACGGCTTGGGAACCATCGCAGCCGCTGACATCGACTCACCCTATCTTGATTTGATTCAAGAAGTTACAGATAAAAGCGTTGAAACCCTCGTCTATGACGCGCGGACAGACTTCCCATCGGATTGGCAGGGGAAATTTGATGTTGCGTTGACAGACCCGCCTTATACGCTCAATGGCGCCTCAGCCTTTGCGTATCGCTGCCGGGAAGCCACTACGCCCCAGGGAACATTCATCTTATCCATGCCGCCGCCGGGCGTAGATGAATGGTGGGACATCCAACAAAATCTCTTACAAATGGGCTGGTCGCTGCGCGAAACGCATCCCCAGTTTAATGAATATGAAGGCGCCTCAATTCACGCTCATGCGTCGTCACTTTATTTATGGGAAAAGAGTTCCCGCCCATCACCTGAAATTGAACTCGATTTACGTTATACTCCTTTCTATACGGGTGAACGGCGCGCGCCGGGCGGAACGTACGCATGTACCTTGTGCGGAACAGAGTATGAAGTCGGCCCGGAGAAAGAATGCGCTTCCGTACAAGAACTAAAATCAAACGGTTGTGATGAGTGCGAGAACGACAAGTTCCGACGCGTCTCAAAACCACCGGAAGAAACAATAAAATAA
- the rpmA gene encoding 50S ribosomal protein L27 — MAHVKSGGGKQKNGRDSNPQYLGVKRYGGEFVTAGSIIVRQRGSKFHPGEFAGKGRDDTIFAKIDGHVKFHTRRNRKFISIEPAAA, encoded by the coding sequence ATGGCTCACGTAAAAAGCGGCGGCGGAAAACAAAAAAACGGTCGCGACAGTAACCCACAATATCTAGGCGTAAAACGCTACGGCGGAGAATTCGTGACAGCGGGTTCTATTATTGTCCGTCAGCGTGGTTCGAAGTTTCACCCAGGCGAATTTGCAGGCAAAGGTCGCGACGATACTATTTTTGCGAAAATTGACGGTCACGTGAAATTTCACACGCGCCGCAACCGCAAATTCATTTCGATCGAACCTGCAGCCGCCTAA
- a CDS encoding DUF3419 family protein, protein MSVDSPTLIKNAVEHHSAVSKKGFLERLFSFWFDGFVYNQIWEDPRVDMEALRVDENSRIMTISSGGCNILNYLTAKPDAIHAVDLNQYHIHFTTLKFTALRHLPNYDAFFDFYGRADKPSNVENYERFLRDHLPNETREYWDGSAFGVNARIEYFEKNLYNYGAMGFFIRFVHKLCEWFAKHPRLMLEENDPQKREELFERVYGPFFDTWIVKWLGRMPFMFYSLGIPPQQFEFMKKECNGQLNELCRERIKRMCCQFPIEENYFAWQAFDRKYDVENRVALPDYLKQENYETVKAGLDNVTLQLVSTTNFLKAQPDNSLNRYILLDSMDWMDADDMTELWTEIARTGEPGSRVIFRTASFESPIETALPDELRKRFVYEEEASKAWFMQDRSAIYGGFHVYELTA, encoded by the coding sequence ATGAGCGTCGATTCACCAACGCTGATAAAGAATGCTGTTGAACATCACTCGGCTGTTTCTAAAAAAGGGTTTTTAGAACGGCTTTTTTCATTCTGGTTTGACGGCTTTGTTTATAACCAGATTTGGGAAGACCCCCGCGTTGATATGGAAGCGCTACGGGTTGACGAAAACAGCCGCATCATGACCATCTCGTCAGGCGGATGCAATATTCTCAATTACCTGACCGCGAAGCCGGACGCGATCCATGCGGTTGACCTCAACCAATATCACATCCATTTTACCACGCTCAAATTTACCGCGTTGCGCCATCTGCCCAATTACGACGCGTTTTTTGATTTTTATGGTCGCGCTGACAAACCATCGAACGTCGAAAATTACGAGCGATTTCTGCGAGACCATCTCCCCAATGAAACGCGCGAGTATTGGGACGGTTCCGCCTTTGGCGTGAATGCGCGCATCGAATATTTTGAAAAGAACCTATATAACTATGGCGCGATGGGCTTCTTCATTCGTTTCGTTCATAAACTGTGCGAATGGTTCGCCAAACATCCGCGCCTGATGTTAGAAGAGAACGATCCACAAAAACGCGAGGAACTGTTCGAGCGTGTGTATGGGCCGTTCTTTGACACCTGGATCGTGAAGTGGTTAGGGCGGATGCCGTTTATGTTTTACAGTCTGGGCATCCCGCCGCAGCAATTCGAGTTTATGAAAAAAGAATGCAACGGGCAGTTGAACGAACTCTGCCGCGAGCGCATCAAGCGCATGTGCTGCCAGTTTCCGATTGAAGAAAACTACTTCGCCTGGCAGGCGTTCGACCGCAAGTATGACGTGGAGAACCGCGTTGCTCTGCCCGATTATCTCAAACAGGAAAACTACGAGACCGTCAAAGCGGGGCTGGACAACGTCACCCTGCAACTGGTCTCGACGACGAATTTTCTCAAAGCCCAACCTGACAACAGCCTCAACCGCTATATTCTTCTCGACTCAATGGACTGGATGGACGCCGACGATATGACCGAACTGTGGACGGAAATCGCGCGCACCGGCGAACCCGGCAGCCGCGTGATTTTTCGCACGGCGTCGTTCGAGTCGCCCATCGAAACCGCCCTGCCTGATGAACTGCGCAAACGCTTCGTCTATGAAGAAGAAGCCTCGAAGGCGTGGTTTATGCAAGACCGCTCCGCGATTTACGGCGGTTTTCACGTCTATGAACTAACGGCGTAG
- a CDS encoding 2-dehydropantoate 2-reductase, translating to MIRTLIFGAGAVGSLIGGLLANAGHPVFFVGRRSNVDGIRSQGISITGLWGNHKVAPQPAYETIQDIPEAERVFDQIFICVKAFDTPAAIEACKPVVGDSTIVISMQNGYGNCQIIADAIGQERTLGGRFITGVELTAPGELNVTVHFDAIRLGHYWREFPLPHLQSFAMTLYEAGVPCEATEELEQFIWAKIMYNAALNPLGALLGVTYGALADNPNTRAMMDDVLDEAFAVTAAHGIPQFWTSADEYRQAFYDKMVPATAAHFPSMLRDLEKGRRTEVDALNGAICQLGAEKNIKTPVNQTITRLLRAREQRPS from the coding sequence ATGATACGCACACTCATTTTTGGCGCAGGCGCAGTCGGCTCACTGATCGGCGGATTATTAGCAAACGCCGGGCATCCGGTATTTTTTGTAGGCCGCCGCTCGAATGTTGACGGCATTCGCAGCCAGGGAATCTCCATCACAGGCTTATGGGGCAATCACAAGGTCGCCCCACAACCCGCCTATGAAACCATCCAAGATATTCCAGAAGCAGAACGCGTCTTCGACCAGATATTCATTTGCGTGAAAGCGTTTGATACTCCCGCCGCCATCGAAGCCTGTAAGCCGGTGGTCGGCGATTCGACCATCGTCATCTCGATGCAAAACGGCTACGGAAATTGCCAAATCATCGCAGACGCAATTGGTCAAGAACGTACGCTTGGCGGGCGCTTTATTACCGGCGTTGAACTGACCGCCCCCGGCGAACTGAACGTCACCGTTCATTTTGACGCTATCCGGCTGGGACATTATTGGCGGGAATTTCCCCTGCCCCATCTGCAATCATTCGCGATGACGCTCTACGAAGCGGGCGTTCCCTGCGAAGCCACCGAAGAACTCGAACAATTTATTTGGGCGAAGATTATGTACAACGCGGCGCTGAACCCATTGGGCGCTCTGCTGGGCGTCACCTATGGCGCCTTGGCGGACAACCCGAATACGCGGGCGATGATGGATGACGTGTTGGATGAAGCCTTCGCCGTCACCGCCGCGCATGGCATCCCGCAATTCTGGACTTCGGCGGACGAGTATCGCCAGGCCTTTTATGATAAGATGGTTCCCGCCACCGCAGCGCATTTTCCGTCCATGCTACGCGACCTCGAAAAAGGCCGCCGCACGGAAGTCGATGCACTGAATGGCGCGATCTGTCAATTGGGCGCAGAAAAAAATATCAAAACGCCCGTCAACCAAACCATCACGCGGCTACTCCGCGCAAGGGAACAGCGTCCATCATAA
- a CDS encoding class I SAM-dependent methyltransferase: MTESANHAELMDQVYRYQRYIYNITRKFYLLGRDSLIDEMNVNPGERVLEMGCGTARNLIVFSKKNPEVICYGIDASQEMLDTAQKDVNRAGLTERIVLKRALAEQVRYEEIFSLEQPFDAVIFSYSLSMIPTWKDAIQTALDNLRPGGMIYIVDFWDQSGWPKWFQFILRQWLALFHVHHEPELIDFLKTFENKGAGKIEIDSIFRRYAFKTRLKKK; this comes from the coding sequence ATGACTGAGTCTGCCAACCATGCCGAATTGATGGACCAGGTGTATCGCTATCAGCGCTACATCTATAACATCACCCGCAAATTTTACCTGCTGGGCCGGGACTCGTTGATTGACGAGATGAATGTGAACCCCGGCGAGCGCGTACTTGAAATGGGCTGCGGCACCGCCCGCAATTTGATTGTATTCTCCAAGAAGAACCCCGAAGTCATTTGTTACGGTATCGACGCGTCGCAGGAGATGCTCGACACGGCGCAGAAAGACGTGAACCGCGCGGGGCTGACTGAGCGCATTGTCTTAAAACGGGCGCTGGCGGAGCAGGTTCGGTATGAAGAAATATTCAGTTTAGAACAGCCGTTCGACGCAGTGATTTTTTCATACTCGCTGTCGATGATCCCCACTTGGAAAGACGCGATCCAGACTGCGCTCGATAATCTCCGTCCGGGGGGCATGATCTATATTGTCGACTTTTGGGACCAAAGCGGTTGGCCGAAATGGTTTCAATTTATATTGCGGCAGTGGCTGGCGTTGTTTCATGTCCATCACGAGCCGGAACTGATTGATTTTCTCAAAACGTTTGAAAACAAAGGCGCGGGCAAGATCGAGATTGACTCTATCTTTCGCCGCTACGCCTTCAAAACCCGCCTGAAAAAAAAATAA